Below is a window of Virgibacillus sp. NKC19-3 DNA.
ACTTTGAAGTACTTGTTCTTTTTATACTGCATACGCTTCAAAAAATATCACAAAAAATCCCTCTTTAAAACGTTAATAATATAGCTGTTTTATCATCTGATGAACTCCTATTATCTCGTTCACTATGATTCATCTTTTTTACATAGTCTTCCAACCCAAGTTCGTTTATTTTCCAAAAAACGCTGATCAGGTCCCCTTTAGGATCAAACAAGCCGTCTGACATAATTAAAATCTGTTTTAAATCCCTAACATGTAGCATGCCATATTGAATATAATGCTTTGCTTCTTCCATTCCGTTGGCTACTGAATAACCGTTTGGTATATTCGCCATTTTACGCTGATCAGCAATCTTGTTATAATTATTTTGAAAAAATCTTTCATGTTGGATATCGTTACATTTATGTCTACTCATCTCTCTTCTCATTTTGGTACGAAAACTAATGTTTTTCACAGTATTAACAGTTAAAACATTAACATTATCTTTATTATCACGTGCCAAAATCATTGTATCTCCAAGGCTGGCGTAAATTAATTTATCCTCTTTAATTTGCACAGCCGACACACAGGTGCACCATAACTGAGATTTATCATATAAGTCGATATTGTTTAATATCATTTCTTGTTTTAATAATTGATTAGCTTGTAGAATTTCGTAATGAATATAT
It encodes the following:
- a CDS encoding PP2C family serine/threonine-protein phosphatase, producing MTYSNNTSFEDIQFIMEKSFNKEESEDAYFINDSLGIYGVMDGSTPIDKFKDEYGHNGAYLAANIFKNYFESLNQIQYIHYEILQANQLLKQEMILNNIDLYDKSQLWCTCVSAVQIKEDKLIYASLGDTMILARDNKDNVNVLTVNTVKNISFRTKMRREMSRHKCNDIQHERFFQNNYNKIADQRKMANIPNGYSVANGMEEAKHYIQYGMLHVRDLKQILIMSDGLFDPKGDLISVFWKINELGLEDYVKKMNHSERDNRSSSDDKTAILLTF